The following proteins come from a genomic window of Corallococcus sp. NCRR:
- a CDS encoding Ig-like domain-containing protein, translating to MRRPLLLLAGPLLLACALSACAKLETPHPEVLTDGPHSVLVGQTIQLTATTREATDDGYRWESADPAIATVDGSGQVTGVGAGETAIKVTGTSSRLEARHVVVVMSGLAGDAGVDPAQVPYYLAWSGSPHADTTAEAFSHWNEDGLVPATCARCHSSEGYIDFLGGDGSAPGRVDAPAPTGSVVRCETCHDSAAASLTSVTFPSGKQVTGLGPEARCVVCHQGRAAGRDLDAQVADAGVVGEDTASPTLGFTNIHYYPAGATLFAGQAAGGYQYADQVYDSRFRHVPAFDKCNECHDPHTTRVRWEACATCHPGVTDVTKAWDIRQIASRNQDYDGDNNRAEGIYYELQGLSDRLLAAIQRYGAERSQPLCYGNTHPYWFRDTNGDGTCAQGETTPANTFASWTPRLQKAAYNYQLSRVDPGAFAHNAKYIIQLLHDSIQSLNTALSVPFDTSLLVRNDPGHFNGASKAARNWDSSETVQASCSRCHSGAQGYRFFVQYGVGQLVPETANGLECSTCHENFEPDYDVFVPTQTWLPDGKTVNLPGQDNLCANCHIGRASKATIDTALGAGGTPRFQNVHYLPAAGTREGTLARIGYEYPNKTYAGRLTHMGGVQCTSCHVPGKSNHTFRIKDVWNERCETCHADQSAAEQIRLVHVSDYDGDGNTAESLEAEVEGMAARLLTAMRGVTSNGLCYNGDVNPYFFKDTDKNGTCGATESVSANAFAPFTPALVKAAHNYQLSKKDPGAWAHNFNYVGQLLYDSVEDLTGAAPLNMLRP from the coding sequence ATGCGACGACCCCTCCTGCTCCTGGCCGGACCGCTGCTCCTGGCCTGCGCGCTGAGCGCCTGCGCCAAACTGGAGACACCCCACCCGGAGGTCCTCACCGACGGACCGCATTCGGTGCTCGTGGGCCAGACCATCCAGCTCACCGCCACCACGCGCGAGGCCACCGACGACGGCTACCGCTGGGAGAGCGCGGACCCGGCCATCGCGACCGTGGACGGCTCCGGGCAGGTGACGGGCGTGGGCGCGGGAGAGACCGCCATCAAGGTCACCGGCACGAGCTCCAGGCTCGAAGCGCGCCATGTGGTGGTGGTGATGAGCGGCCTCGCGGGCGACGCCGGTGTCGACCCCGCCCAGGTGCCCTACTACCTCGCCTGGTCAGGCTCTCCGCACGCGGACACCACCGCCGAGGCCTTCTCCCACTGGAACGAGGACGGCCTCGTCCCCGCCACCTGCGCGCGGTGCCACAGCTCGGAGGGCTACATCGACTTCCTGGGCGGTGACGGCTCCGCCCCTGGCAGGGTGGACGCCCCCGCGCCGACGGGTTCGGTGGTCCGCTGCGAGACGTGCCACGACAGCGCCGCCGCGAGCCTGACCTCGGTCACCTTCCCCTCGGGCAAGCAGGTCACCGGCCTGGGCCCGGAGGCGCGGTGCGTGGTGTGTCACCAGGGGCGCGCCGCGGGCAGGGACCTCGACGCGCAGGTCGCGGACGCGGGCGTGGTGGGCGAGGACACCGCCTCGCCGACCCTGGGCTTCACCAACATCCATTACTACCCCGCGGGCGCGACGCTCTTCGCCGGTCAGGCCGCGGGCGGCTACCAGTACGCGGACCAGGTCTACGACTCGCGCTTCCGTCACGTGCCTGCCTTCGACAAGTGCAACGAGTGTCACGACCCGCACACCACGCGCGTCCGCTGGGAGGCCTGCGCCACCTGCCACCCTGGCGTGACCGACGTCACGAAGGCCTGGGACATCCGGCAGATCGCCTCGCGCAACCAGGACTACGACGGGGACAACAACCGCGCCGAGGGCATCTACTACGAGCTCCAGGGGCTGAGTGACCGGCTGCTCGCCGCCATCCAGCGGTACGGCGCGGAGCGGTCCCAGCCCCTCTGCTACGGCAACACCCACCCGTACTGGTTCCGCGACACCAATGGGGACGGGACCTGCGCCCAAGGCGAAACCACTCCGGCCAACACGTTCGCCAGCTGGACCCCTCGCCTGCAGAAGGCGGCGTACAACTACCAGCTGTCACGGGTGGACCCGGGCGCGTTCGCGCACAACGCGAAGTACATCATCCAGTTGCTGCATGACTCCATCCAGTCGTTGAACACGGCGCTGAGCGTGCCCTTCGACACGTCGCTGCTGGTGCGCAATGATCCGGGCCACTTCAACGGCGCGAGCAAGGCGGCGCGAAACTGGGATTCGAGCGAGACCGTCCAGGCCAGCTGCTCGCGCTGCCACAGCGGCGCGCAGGGCTACCGCTTCTTCGTCCAGTACGGGGTCGGGCAACTGGTGCCGGAGACCGCCAACGGCCTGGAGTGCTCCACCTGCCACGAGAACTTCGAACCGGACTACGACGTCTTCGTCCCCACCCAGACGTGGCTGCCGGACGGCAAGACGGTGAACCTGCCGGGCCAGGACAACCTCTGCGCCAACTGCCACATCGGCCGCGCGTCCAAGGCCACCATCGATACGGCGCTGGGCGCGGGGGGCACGCCGCGCTTCCAGAACGTGCACTACCTGCCGGCCGCGGGGACGCGCGAAGGAACGTTGGCGAGGATCGGCTACGAGTACCCCAACAAGACCTACGCGGGCCGGCTCACGCACATGGGCGGGGTGCAGTGCACGAGCTGCCATGTCCCGGGCAAGAGCAACCACACCTTCCGCATCAAGGACGTGTGGAACGAGCGCTGTGAGACATGCCACGCGGACCAGAGCGCGGCGGAGCAGATCCGGCTCGTCCACGTGTCGGACTACGACGGCGACGGGAACACGGCGGAGTCCCTGGAGGCGGAGGTGGAGGGCATGGCCGCGCGCCTGCTGACCGCCATGCGCGGAGTGACGAGCAACGGCCTCTGCTACAACGGCGACGTCAATCCGTACTTCTTCAAGGACACGGACAAGAACGGGACCTGCGGCGCCACCGAGTCCGTCTCCGCCAACGCGTTCGCGCCGTTCACACCGGCGCTCGTGAAGGCCGCCCACAACTACCAGCTGAGCAAGAAGGACCCGGGCGCCTGGGCGCACAACTTCAACTACGTCGGGCAGCTGCTCTACGACAGCGTGGAGGACCTCACGGGGGCGGCCCCCTTGAACATGCTCCGGCCTTGA
- a CDS encoding c(7)-type cytochrome triheme domain-containing protein translates to MKRRSARDGRWRVGLVALLLFTTPIFAVNTPQDVRLPPLKERTAPAPALFSHWGHGSMYCYSCHPGTFPQARLGFTHQDMREGRSCGRCHDGRTATDWRSMNCEACHARR, encoded by the coding sequence ATGAAGCGGCGCTCCGCTCGCGATGGACGGTGGCGGGTGGGGCTCGTCGCCCTCCTCTTGTTTACGACGCCCATCTTCGCCGTGAACACGCCGCAGGACGTCCGGCTGCCTCCGCTCAAGGAGCGCACCGCGCCCGCTCCGGCGCTGTTCTCCCATTGGGGGCATGGCTCCATGTACTGCTACAGCTGCCACCCCGGCACGTTCCCGCAGGCCCGGCTGGGCTTCACGCATCAGGACATGCGGGAGGGCCGCTCCTGCGGGCGCTGCCATGACGGACGGACCGCCACGGACTGGCGCTCCATGAACTGCGAGGCGTGCCATGCGCGTCGCTGA
- a CDS encoding NapC/NirT family cytochrome c, with translation MEAPLPTLMIVIVSAVAVLVAMIAHAAGHLTANRLGRLVLLGGLALLPLAVSGAGVAVGVRESSQTPFCMGCHEMERYGQSLFVDNPNAMAAVHYQKRLINRDSTCFSCHTDYALFGDAKAKLNGLRHVWVHYFGTIPPEPRLYQPYPNDNCLHCHNDARGYLEAGPHRELQAELQSGARSCLSCHDLAHDLEGVKAQNFWLPERPRP, from the coding sequence ATGGAGGCTCCACTGCCCACGCTCATGATTGTGATTGTCAGCGCGGTGGCCGTGCTGGTGGCGATGATTGCCCATGCCGCGGGCCATCTCACCGCGAATCGGCTGGGACGCCTGGTGCTGCTCGGAGGACTGGCCCTGCTGCCGCTGGCCGTCAGCGGCGCGGGGGTCGCGGTGGGCGTGCGCGAATCCAGCCAGACCCCGTTCTGCATGGGCTGCCACGAGATGGAGCGCTACGGGCAGAGCCTGTTCGTGGACAACCCCAACGCCATGGCCGCGGTCCACTACCAGAAGCGGCTCATCAACCGCGACTCCACCTGCTTCTCCTGCCACACGGACTACGCGCTCTTCGGGGACGCGAAGGCCAAGCTCAACGGCCTGCGGCACGTCTGGGTCCACTACTTCGGGACCATCCCCCCGGAGCCCCGGCTCTATCAGCCGTATCCCAATGACAACTGCCTCCACTGCCACAACGATGCGCGCGGCTACCTGGAGGCCGGGCCGCACCGCGAGCTCCAGGCGGAGCTCCAGAGCGGCGCCCGCTCGTGCCTGAGCTGTCATGACCTCGCGCACGACCTGGAGGGCGTGAAGGCCCAGAACTTCTGGCTGCCGGAGCGACCGCGTCCATGA
- a CDS encoding dipeptidyl-peptidase 3 family protein has product MKPLLLAAVLAAAPATPQKSPAPDAGLAQAAQPSLTVPGGKFLRARSGNTAVAQMFAPGIAELSLAEKRVAWSLTLAAHAGEDIALDQLGWKLVPAKQLLEGVWLFGRDAQSAASGFDAKLADYLLRFYGHGGNHDSTTGQKFVPGFTAEQLAAGASRALKAGAPWSVKDDAALQAWLQELTPTLFDAAFEPQLTSKAPPPGQDLLTASSNTAYGPGVTEKDLVGFKEKYPLNSRVVKQDGKLTEQVFRAGTPDGKVKPGLYAKELSRVIAHLQEAMKSAEPAQKAALGKLVRYFQTGSPKDWDAYNIAWLKVDPKVDANLGFIETYVDPRGHKGQWEALVNYRDTAENQIMVLMGQKAQYFEDRLPWPQKYRRKKVSLPVAKAINLITSNPEPPAGINLPNEQHIREKYGSKSVMITNVMDAASAVTRLPLALEFSRTAEDREQAQKYSVTARKWLVAFHEVLGHASGQVDPKLKGQSPSVFLKEYDNTLEEARADLVALWHAFDPALAELSPDHEAIAKQMYRDFLVEGLTNLRRVEEGNAFEEDHQRGHHMTVTFLEEKGAVKQVMENGRTYLVIPDYAKMREAVGELLSQLMVIKATGDYEGIRALVQEKGIHFDPKLRDEVARRVKAVDVPTVLLLNSPRVVPVLDAKGALVDLKEDTTQAFVDQHLERSLLGRLSPSEASRVAAKVAGSPDAVREAFKELGPDTAPAPTPAKKGAAPVKSTP; this is encoded by the coding sequence ATGAAACCCCTGCTGCTGGCCGCCGTCCTCGCCGCCGCGCCCGCCACCCCGCAGAAGTCCCCGGCGCCTGACGCCGGCCTCGCGCAGGCCGCGCAGCCCTCCCTGACCGTGCCCGGAGGCAAGTTCCTCCGGGCACGCTCCGGCAACACCGCCGTCGCCCAGATGTTCGCGCCGGGCATCGCGGAGCTGTCCCTGGCGGAGAAGCGCGTGGCGTGGTCCCTGACGCTCGCGGCGCACGCGGGCGAGGACATCGCGTTGGATCAGCTCGGCTGGAAGCTGGTGCCCGCGAAGCAATTGCTCGAAGGCGTCTGGCTCTTCGGACGCGACGCGCAGAGCGCCGCGTCCGGCTTCGACGCGAAGCTGGCGGACTACCTGCTGCGCTTCTACGGGCACGGCGGCAACCACGACAGCACCACCGGCCAGAAGTTCGTCCCGGGCTTCACCGCGGAGCAGCTCGCGGCCGGTGCTTCCCGCGCCCTCAAGGCCGGCGCGCCCTGGTCGGTGAAGGACGACGCCGCGCTCCAGGCCTGGCTCCAGGAGCTGACGCCCACCCTCTTCGACGCGGCCTTCGAACCGCAGCTCACGTCCAAGGCCCCGCCGCCGGGACAGGACCTCCTCACCGCGTCCTCCAACACCGCCTACGGCCCCGGCGTGACGGAGAAGGACCTGGTGGGCTTCAAGGAGAAGTACCCGCTCAACTCGCGCGTGGTGAAGCAGGACGGGAAGCTCACGGAGCAGGTGTTCCGCGCGGGCACGCCGGACGGCAAGGTGAAGCCGGGGCTGTACGCGAAGGAGCTCTCGCGCGTCATCGCGCACCTCCAGGAGGCGATGAAGTCCGCCGAGCCCGCGCAGAAGGCCGCGCTGGGCAAGCTGGTGCGCTACTTCCAGACGGGCAGCCCCAAGGACTGGGACGCGTACAACATCGCGTGGCTCAAGGTGGATCCGAAGGTGGACGCCAACCTGGGCTTCATCGAGACCTACGTCGACCCTCGCGGCCACAAGGGCCAGTGGGAAGCGCTGGTCAACTACCGCGACACGGCGGAGAACCAGATCATGGTGCTCATGGGCCAGAAGGCCCAGTACTTCGAGGACCGGCTGCCCTGGCCCCAGAAGTACCGCCGCAAGAAGGTGTCGCTGCCGGTGGCCAAGGCCATCAACCTCATCACGTCCAACCCGGAGCCGCCCGCGGGCATCAACCTGCCCAACGAGCAGCACATCCGGGAGAAGTACGGCAGCAAGAGCGTGATGATCACCAACGTCATGGACGCCGCCTCCGCCGTGACGCGGCTGCCCCTGGCGCTGGAGTTCTCCCGCACGGCGGAGGACCGCGAGCAGGCCCAGAAGTACTCCGTCACCGCGCGCAAGTGGCTGGTGGCCTTCCATGAGGTGCTGGGCCACGCCTCCGGCCAGGTGGACCCCAAGCTCAAGGGCCAGTCCCCGTCCGTCTTCCTCAAGGAGTACGACAACACGCTGGAGGAGGCGCGAGCGGACCTGGTCGCGCTGTGGCACGCGTTCGACCCGGCGCTCGCGGAGCTGTCGCCGGACCACGAGGCCATCGCGAAGCAGATGTACCGGGACTTCCTGGTGGAGGGGCTCACCAACCTGCGCCGCGTGGAAGAAGGCAACGCCTTCGAGGAGGACCACCAGCGGGGCCACCACATGACGGTGACGTTCCTGGAGGAGAAGGGCGCCGTGAAGCAGGTGATGGAGAACGGCCGCACGTACCTGGTGATTCCGGACTACGCGAAGATGCGCGAGGCCGTGGGCGAGCTGCTCTCCCAGCTGATGGTCATCAAGGCCACCGGCGACTACGAGGGCATCCGCGCGCTGGTGCAGGAGAAGGGCATCCACTTCGACCCGAAGCTGCGCGACGAGGTCGCCCGTCGGGTGAAGGCCGTGGACGTGCCCACGGTGCTGCTGCTCAACTCGCCGCGCGTGGTGCCGGTGCTCGACGCGAAGGGGGCGCTGGTGGACCTGAAGGAGGACACCACCCAGGCCTTCGTGGACCAGCACCTGGAGCGCAGCCTGCTGGGCCGGCTGTCGCCCTCGGAGGCCAGCCGCGTCGCCGCGAAGGTGGCGGGCTCGCCGGACGCGGTGCGCGAGGCCTTCAAGGAGCTGGGGCCGGACACGGCTCCGGCGCCGACCCCCGCGAAGAAGGGTGCGGCGCCGGTGAAGTCCACGCCCTGA
- a CDS encoding AI-2E family transporter, translating into MASDQVARRVFVGLILLSIVLLCLVIRPFAEAFFLAAVLAGTFYGLHTRLKKRLRGHGNVSAGLIVTGILLALLLPLGGLTAFVVAEVSEGARFVTQTVQKDGMTGLVEKLPSGVRGPVTKLIERLPLEQAELDQKLQEQVTTQGGTAAKAVTGAVAATGTIILQLTMMLIALFFFLTDGARLVQWFESVSPLRRGQTRELLREFKSTSVSVLVSTIATAGVQAAVALIGFLIVGVPAPLFFAGLTFFLALIPAVGAAVVVLFAAGLMFLSGHPWAALFLAIWGVVVVGLVDNVVKPLLARKGMNQHGAIVFFALLGGLAAFGAVGLLLGPLIVAFFLSVVRIYERDYGRPNGRMGDPATPGGPIPPGSQRVVLTTESGTPLSDADTPSNH; encoded by the coding sequence ATGGCCTCCGATCAGGTAGCGCGCCGCGTCTTCGTGGGTCTCATCCTGCTGTCCATCGTCCTGTTGTGCCTGGTCATCCGGCCCTTCGCGGAAGCGTTCTTCCTGGCGGCGGTGCTGGCGGGCACGTTCTACGGACTGCACACCCGGCTGAAGAAGCGGCTGAGAGGCCACGGCAACGTGTCCGCGGGCCTCATCGTCACCGGCATCCTGCTGGCGCTGCTGCTGCCCCTGGGCGGCCTCACCGCCTTCGTCGTCGCGGAGGTGTCCGAGGGCGCGCGCTTCGTCACGCAGACGGTGCAGAAGGACGGCATGACGGGCCTGGTGGAGAAGCTCCCCAGCGGCGTCCGGGGCCCGGTGACCAAGCTGATTGAACGGCTCCCGCTGGAGCAGGCCGAGCTGGACCAGAAGCTCCAGGAGCAGGTGACGACCCAGGGGGGCACCGCCGCCAAGGCCGTGACGGGAGCGGTGGCCGCCACGGGCACCATCATCCTCCAGCTGACGATGATGCTCATCGCCCTCTTCTTCTTCCTCACCGACGGCGCGCGCCTGGTGCAGTGGTTCGAGAGCGTGTCACCGCTGAGGCGCGGCCAGACGCGGGAGCTGTTGCGCGAGTTCAAGAGCACCTCCGTGTCGGTGCTCGTCTCCACCATCGCCACCGCGGGCGTCCAGGCCGCGGTCGCGCTCATCGGCTTCCTCATCGTGGGGGTGCCCGCGCCGCTGTTCTTCGCGGGCCTCACCTTCTTCCTCGCCCTCATCCCCGCGGTGGGCGCCGCGGTGGTGGTGCTCTTCGCCGCGGGCCTGATGTTCCTCAGCGGCCACCCGTGGGCGGCCCTCTTCCTGGCCATCTGGGGCGTGGTCGTGGTGGGGCTCGTGGACAACGTCGTCAAGCCGCTGCTGGCGCGCAAGGGCATGAACCAGCACGGCGCCATCGTCTTCTTCGCCCTCTTGGGCGGCCTGGCGGCGTTCGGCGCGGTGGGCCTGCTGCTGGGGCCCCTCATCGTCGCCTTCTTCCTCTCCGTGGTGCGCATCTACGAGCGCGACTACGGCCGGCCCAACGGACGGATGGGCGACCCGGCCACGCCGGGAGGCCCCATCCCGCCGGGCTCCCAGCGCGTCGTGCTCACCACGGAGTCCGGCACGCCCCTCTCGGACGCCGACACGCCGTCCAACCACTGA
- a CDS encoding DoxX family protein, giving the protein MPPFDSARFTLWLPQLLCAAFLAILFLQSGLDKVVDWKGNLGWLTGHFSKSPLKGVVTPMLAVITLMELAAGALSGAGAVALLVNGNPFLAYLGAVLSALSLLALFFGQRMAKEYAGAAVLVPYFIVALAGVYLMRLA; this is encoded by the coding sequence ATGCCGCCCTTCGACTCCGCCCGCTTCACGCTCTGGCTCCCGCAACTCCTGTGCGCCGCCTTCCTGGCCATCCTCTTCCTGCAGTCCGGCCTGGATAAGGTCGTGGACTGGAAGGGGAACCTGGGGTGGCTGACCGGCCACTTCTCCAAGTCGCCCCTGAAGGGCGTGGTGACCCCGATGCTGGCGGTCATCACCCTGATGGAGCTGGCCGCCGGGGCGCTGAGCGGCGCGGGCGCGGTGGCGCTGCTGGTGAACGGCAACCCGTTCCTCGCGTACCTGGGCGCGGTGCTCTCCGCGCTGTCGCTGCTGGCGCTCTTCTTCGGTCAGCGCATGGCGAAGGAGTACGCGGGCGCGGCGGTGCTGGTGCCGTACTTCATCGTCGCGCTCGCGGGTGTGTACCTGATGCGGCTGGCCTGA
- a CDS encoding threonine/serine ThrE exporter family protein, with translation MCAPAVSTRPSETAEAPPELAASLAPPPPGPAVAFVLRLGQALHRHGTPAHRLEGLMMRVSERLGLEARFFSTPTSIFASFGPPEDLRTSLIRVEPGDFDLERLILLDMLADDVIQGRLTPTEGATRVETILARPPRYGAALQLLCWMLAGASAALLFGGGWKEMGVAGFSSLAIGVVDLLTRKQPTTARVLEPVAAVLSAAFAGIAAHFFGPLHGEVATLAGLIVLLPGLTLTIAVNEVATRNLISGTSRLTHAALVFLQLGFGAALGSRVATVLPPVPVPTPTLPTVLPPGVAIVALVVAGFAIAVLFRARPRDWGWIALAGAAAFMGARLGALLLGPQLGAFAGALLLGIGSNALARLRNRPAVTTVVPGLMLLVPGSVGFRSLASLLERDVVAGVDTAFSMLMVAVALAAGLLSANAIMPSRKVL, from the coding sequence ATGTGCGCGCCCGCCGTGTCCACGCGTCCCTCCGAAACCGCTGAAGCCCCGCCCGAGCTCGCCGCCTCGCTCGCGCCCCCGCCGCCCGGCCCCGCGGTGGCCTTCGTGCTGCGCCTGGGCCAGGCCCTGCACCGCCACGGCACGCCGGCCCACCGCCTGGAGGGCCTGATGATGCGGGTGAGCGAGCGGCTGGGCCTGGAGGCCCGCTTCTTCTCCACGCCCACCTCCATCTTCGCGTCCTTCGGCCCCCCCGAGGACCTGCGCACCAGCCTCATCCGCGTGGAGCCCGGCGACTTCGACCTGGAGCGCCTCATCCTCCTGGACATGCTCGCGGACGACGTCATCCAGGGGCGCCTTACGCCGACGGAGGGCGCCACCCGCGTGGAGACCATCCTCGCCCGGCCTCCCCGCTACGGTGCCGCCCTGCAGCTGCTGTGCTGGATGCTGGCGGGCGCTTCCGCGGCGCTGCTGTTCGGCGGCGGCTGGAAGGAGATGGGCGTCGCGGGCTTCAGCAGCCTGGCCATTGGCGTGGTGGACCTGCTGACGCGCAAGCAGCCCACCACCGCCCGCGTGCTGGAGCCCGTGGCGGCCGTGCTGTCCGCCGCGTTCGCGGGCATCGCGGCCCACTTCTTCGGCCCGCTGCACGGCGAGGTGGCCACGCTCGCCGGCCTCATCGTCCTGTTGCCCGGCCTCACGCTCACCATCGCCGTCAACGAGGTGGCCACGCGCAACCTCATCTCCGGCACGTCGCGCCTCACCCACGCCGCGCTGGTGTTCCTCCAACTGGGCTTCGGCGCGGCCCTGGGCAGCCGCGTGGCCACGGTGCTGCCGCCCGTGCCCGTGCCCACACCGACCCTGCCCACGGTGCTGCCCCCGGGGGTCGCCATCGTCGCGCTCGTGGTGGCGGGCTTCGCCATCGCGGTGCTCTTCCGCGCCCGGCCTCGGGACTGGGGATGGATTGCCCTGGCCGGCGCCGCCGCGTTCATGGGCGCGCGGCTGGGAGCGCTGCTGCTGGGGCCTCAGCTGGGCGCCTTCGCGGGCGCGCTCTTGTTGGGCATCGGGAGCAACGCGCTGGCGCGGCTGCGCAACCGGCCCGCCGTCACCACCGTGGTGCCGGGGCTGATGCTGCTCGTCCCCGGCAGCGTGGGCTTCCGCAGCCTCGCGTCGCTGCTGGAGCGCGACGTGGTGGCCGGCGTGGACACGGCCTTCTCCATGCTGATGGTCGCGGTGGCGCTGGCGGCGGGGCTGCTGTCCGCCAACGCCATCATGCCTTCGCGCAAGGTGCTCTGA
- a CDS encoding pseudouridine synthase: MARKQRTPRWLEAARRRGPEAPAGPDADWLARALGRAGVLPRTEAEQAIRDGRVEVDGRVEREPFAPVGEGTRVRVDGVERALTRRVRVLMFHKPSGPVVHGSDPEGVGTVFERLRAVLPPELQGFEWYAVGRLDRDTTGLLLFTNDERLVRHATAPQTHLPKRYVARVEGQPSEAALTRLREGLKLEDGPTRPAEAMLREPDVVALTLTEGRHHQVKRMLAAVGHPVLALHREAVGRVALDVAEAAWRELTDVEVVEGLAFQPGAS, from the coding sequence ATGGCGCGCAAGCAACGGACGCCCAGGTGGCTGGAGGCCGCGAGGCGCAGGGGACCGGAAGCCCCGGCGGGGCCGGACGCGGACTGGCTGGCGCGAGCGCTGGGCCGGGCCGGCGTCCTGCCCCGGACCGAGGCCGAGCAGGCGATCCGCGACGGCCGCGTGGAGGTGGATGGCCGGGTGGAGCGCGAGCCGTTCGCGCCGGTGGGGGAGGGGACGCGGGTGCGCGTGGACGGCGTGGAGCGCGCGCTGACGCGCCGGGTGCGCGTGCTGATGTTCCACAAGCCCTCGGGGCCGGTGGTGCACGGGTCGGATCCCGAAGGCGTGGGCACCGTCTTCGAAAGGCTGCGCGCGGTGCTGCCGCCGGAGCTTCAAGGCTTCGAGTGGTACGCGGTGGGCCGGTTGGATCGGGACACCACGGGGCTCCTGCTCTTCACCAACGACGAGCGGCTGGTGCGGCACGCGACGGCGCCACAGACGCACCTGCCCAAGCGGTATGTGGCGCGCGTGGAGGGGCAGCCTTCGGAAGCGGCGCTGACGAGGCTGCGAGAGGGATTGAAGCTGGAGGACGGCCCCACGCGCCCGGCGGAGGCCATGCTCCGCGAGCCCGACGTGGTGGCGCTCACGCTCACGGAAGGACGGCACCACCAGGTGAAGCGGATGCTCGCGGCGGTGGGGCACCCGGTGCTCGCGCTGCACCGTGAGGCGGTGGGCCGGGTGGCGCTGGACGTGGCGGAAGCGGCGTGGCGCGAGCTGACGGACGTGGAGGTGGTGGAGGGGTTGGCGTTCCAGCCCGGTGCGTCCTAG